The Canis aureus isolate CA01 chromosome 9, VMU_Caureus_v.1.0, whole genome shotgun sequence genome has a segment encoding these proteins:
- the ZFHX2 gene encoding zinc finger homeobox protein 2 isoform X2, with product MASLNSSSTIGTATPPGHDAPSPPLDTFPSTPADPVTKDPPAAPSTSESMRPSEPGGQALESGCGLVPPKEIGEPREEPGCGGFSPKDLGVQEDKEQEKGGGLPPVDLSNHLFFTADGEAYLVAKLSLSGGSELLLPKGFPWGKVGIKEEPGLPVLAHPPPALLTALHIQHGFDPIQGFSTSDQILSHDTSAPSPATCEGRDGAFWSYQLAPNPPGDPKDGPMGSRGGDHGALFWLCLLCRLGFSRPQAFVGHTQSHGVKLAPVQHLGLPDNPAVLQAGDEGCLALLSFLEPKPPAQPLLEIPLNNGNTVNTEANVAQPEDGPLESEAQTLVLPTEEVMALSPPSPPTTPTTWDPSPTEAKESPMAAGEAGPDWFPEGQEEDGGLCPPLNQSSPASKEGSTLPAAVGSPEDPSDPPQAYRLAEDYTPAPAAFQSLSLSSHMSLLHSRNSCKTLKCPKCNWHYKYQQTLDVHMREKHPESNSHCSYCSAGGAHPRLARGESYNCGYKPYRCDVCNYSTTTKGNLSIHMQSDKHLANLQGFQAGPGGQGSPPEAPLPPSAGDKEPKTKSSWQCKVCSYETNISRNLRIHMTSEKHMQNVLMLHQGLPLGLPPGLVGPGPPPQAGAAATPPPELFQYFGPQALGQPQAPLPGPGLRPDKPLDAQLLLNGFHHLGAPARKFPPPAPGSLSPDTHLPQSQLLGSLSDSLPTSPPPDDSPSLKVFRCLVCQAFSTDNLELLLYHCSMGRSLPEAEWKEVAGDTHRCKLCCYGTQLKANFQLHLKTDKHAQNKEKMQLHARGAAHEENSQIYKFLLEMEGAAAGAQLGLFRCLLCAWETPSRLAVLQHLRAPAHRDAQAQRRLQLLQSGPAAEEGLSALQSILSFSHGQLRTPGKVPVTHLAELPTPEKDAQNKTEQLASEEAENKPGLPGDSASQTTVFCCPYCSFLSPEPDQVRAHAFSQHAVQPKYRCPLCQEQLVGRPALHFHLSHLHNVVPECVEKLLLVATTVEMTFTTKVLPGPTLCPLGDAPEPPAPEPEPVSSREQGTEGPHLTPEASPDPLPEPPPLSAETTDKLLGSPDQSPSPASSPAPRPEASAEEMAPPPAVAEEEEGGVGEPRPVEPAPADSRHPLTYRKTTNFALDKFLDPARPYKCTVCKESFTQKNILLVHYNSVSHLHKMKKAAIDPSGPARGEAGAAPPAAAATDKPFKCTVCRVSYNQSSTLEIHMRSVLHQTRSRGTKTDTKAEGPERGQEEPKEGETEGEVGTEKKGPDPGGFISGLPFLSPPPPPLDLHRFPAPLFTPPVLPPFPLVPESLLKLQQQQLLLPFYLHDLKVGPKLALAGPAPLLSLPAATPPPPPPPPKTELAEQEWERPPMAEEGNETGPTSPPNSMPNEAARTAAKALLENFGFELVIQYNEGKQAVPPPPTPPPPEALGGGDKLACGACGKLFSNMLILKTHEEHVHRRFLPFEALSRYAAQFRKSYDSLYPPPAEPPKPPDGSLDSPAPQLGPPFLVPEPETGSTRPSEERSRAGRWPPEEEESSRGNLPPLVPAGRRFSRTKFTEFQTQALQSFFETSAYPKDGEVERLASLLGLASRVVVVWFQNARQKARKNAIEGGPVPTAGGNGGASGCRRCHATFSCVFELVRHLKKCYDDRPPEEEEEEAERGEEEEEVEEEDAEEEQSLEPPTGPEGPSPGPPDREELSQAEATKPGGKDPEGRAPPSPSPVHTCDQCAMSFPNQDLLASHRRLHFLPSVQPSTAPHLLDLPLLVFGERSPLVAGTLPVPGPPLKRKQEEGSLSPTGSEAGGGGEGEPPKDKRLRTTILPEQLEILYRWYMQDSNPTRKMLDCISEEVGLKKRVVQVWFQNTRARERKGQFRSTPGAVVPNPAVKPPITSAPAAFPKFNLLLGKVDDGTGREAPKREAPAFPYPPVTPAAGPLPFLPPGKEATAPTPEPPLPLPPPPPPSEEEGAEEPSKASPESEACSPSAGDLSDSSASSLAEPESPGAGGSSGGMGSGAGVPDGMGQRRYRTQMSSLQLKIMKACYEAYRTPTMQECEVLGEEIGLPKRVIQVWFQNARAKEKKAKLQGAAVGGAGGGSEGPLGAQRTDCPYCDVKYDFYVSCRGHLFSRQHLAKLKEAVRAQLKSESKCYDLAPAPEAPPAPKAPPATTPASMPLGAAPALPRLAPVLLSGPALAQAPLGSLAPFSSGPAASSGLLGLTTSVLPASTVVQTAGPGCPLPQRPVPEQTNTSTAGTIDPAPGPPTEPSGDKVSGERKPVAAPTNSSTDALKNLKALKATVPALLGGQFLPFPLPPAGGATPPAVFGPQVQGAYFQQLYGMKKGLFPMNPVIPQTLIGLLPNALLQPPPQPHEPTATAPPKPPELAAPGEGEPGEADELLSGSTGISTVDVTHRYLCRQCKMAFDGEAPATAHQRSFCFFGRGSGGSVPPPLRVPICTYHCLACEVLLSGHEALASHLRSSAHRRKAAPPPGGPPITVTNATTAATAAVAFAKEEARLPHTDSNPKTTTTSTLLAL from the exons ATGGCTTCCCTTAACTCATCCTCGACCATTGGCACTGCCACTCCCCCTGGGCACGatgccccctccccgcctctggACACCTTCCCCAGCACCCCCGCTGATCCTGTCACCAAAGAtccccctgctgccccctccacCTCTGAGAGCATGAGGCCCTCAGAGCCAGGGGGACAGGCCCTGGAGTCAGGCTGTGGCCTCGTCCCACCAAAGGAGATTGGGGAGCCCCGAGAAGAGCCTGGCTGTGGTGGCTTCTCACCAAAGGACCTAGGAGTACAAGAGGACAAGGAGCAGGAAAAAGGAGGAGGGCTCCCTCCCGTGGACCTAAGCAACCATTTGTTCTTCACAGCTGATGGTGAGGCCTACCTAGTGGCCAAGCTGTCCCTGTCAGGTGGCAGTGAACTGCTGTTACCAAAGGGCTTCCCCTGGGGCAAGGTGGGAATCAAGGAAGAGCCCGGCTTGCCCGTCcttgcccacccaccccctgcactCCTCACTGCCCTTCACATCCAACATGGCTTTGACCCAATCCAAGGCTTTAGCACTTCTGACCAAATTCTGTCCCATGATACCTCAGCGCCATCTCCGGCCACCTGTGAGGGAAGGGATGGAGCCTTCTGGAGTTACCAGCTGGCTCCAAACCCGCCCGGAGATCCCAAAGATGGCCCtatggggagcaggggaggagaccACGGGGCACTCTTCTGGCTCTGCCTCCTATGCCGCCTGGGTTTCAGCAGGCCCCAGGCTTTTGTGGGTCACACACAGTCTCATGGGGTGAAGCTAGCCCctgttcaacacctgggcctgCCCGATAACCCAGCTGTGCTCCAGGCAGGAGATGAGGGCTGCTTGGCCCTCTTAAGCTTTCTGGAACCAAAACCACCTGCTCAGCCCCTTTTAGAAATCCCCCTCAACAATGGCAACACAGTGAACACAGAGGCAAATGTAGCCCAGCCTGAGGATGGGCCCTTGGAGTCAGAAGCCCAGACTCTTGTCCTGCCTACGGAAGAAGTCATGGCCCTTAGCCcaccctccccgcccacaacCCCCACCACCTGGGACCCCAGCCCAACCGAAGCCAAAGAATCGCCAATGGCAGCAGGTGAGGCAGGGCCAGATTGGTTCCCCGAGGGGCAAGAAGAGGATGGAGGGCTCTGTCCCCCACTCAACCAAAGCTCACCTGCCTCCAAGGAGGGCAGCACTCTCCCTGCTGCAGTTGGCTCCCCGGAAGACCCCAGCGACCCACCGCAGGCCTACCGCCTAGCTGAAGACTATaccccagcccctgcagcctTCCAGAGCCTCAGTCTGTCCAGCCACATGTCTCTGTTACACTCTCGCAACTCCTGCAAGACACTCAAGTGTCCCAAGTGCAACTGGCACTACAAGTACCAGCAGACCCTGGATGTGCACATGCGGGAAAAGCACCCGGAGAGCAACAGCCACTGCAGCTACTGCAGTGCAGGGGGCGCCCACCCACGCCTGGCCCGGGGGGAGAGCTACAACTGCGGTTATAAGCCCTACCGCTGCGACGTTTGCAACTACTCCACCACCACCAAGGGCAACCTCAGCATCCACATGCAGTCAGACAAGCACCTGGCCAACCTACAGGGCTTCCAGGCGGGCCCAGGAGGCCAGGGTAGTCCCCCAGAGGCACCACTCCCACCCTCTGCCGGGGACAAGGAGCCTAAAACCAAATCGTCCTGGCAGTGCAAGGTGTGCAGCTATGAGACCAACATCTCCCGCAACCTGCGCATCCACATGACCTCTGAGAAGCACATGCAGAACGTCCTCATGCTGCACCAGGGGCTGCCGCTGGGCCTGCCACCTGGGCTGGTGGGGCCAGGCCCCCCTCCCCAAGCAGGAGCTgccgccaccccaccccctgaACTCTTCCAGTACTTTGGGCCGCAGGCCCTAGGGCAGCCTCAGGCTCCCTTGCCTGGCCCCGGGCTAAGGCCAGACAAGCCCCTGGATGCCCAGCTGCTCCTCAACGGCTTCCACCACCTCGGAGCACCTGCTCGCAAGTTTCCCCCACCCG cccctggcagcctcTCCCCGGACACCCACCTGCCTCAGAGTCAGCTCCTGGGCTCCTTGTCCGACAGCCTACCCACCTCACCGCCTCCAGATGACAGCCCATCCCTGAAGGTGTTCCGCTGCCTAGTGTGCCAGGCCTTCAGCACAGACAACCTGGAGCTGCTGCTCTACCACTGCAGCATGGGCCGAAGCCTCCCGGAGGCCGAATGGAAGGAGGTGGCTGGTGACACCCATCGTTGCAAGCTCTGCTGCTATGGCACCCAGCTCAAGGCCAACTTTCAGCTTCACCTCAAGACTGACAAACATGCTCAAAA CAAGGAGAAGATGCAGCTGCATGCCCGGGGTGCAGCCCACGAAGAAAATAGCCAGATCTATAAG TTTCTGCTGGagatggagggggctgcggccgggGCCCAGCTGGGGCTGTTCCGCTGCCTGCTGTGTGCGTGGGAGACGCCCTCCCGCCTGGCTGTGCTGCAGCACCTGCGAGCACCGGCCCACCGCGACGCCCAGGCCCAGCGGCGTCTGCAGCTGCTGCAGAGTGGCCCCGCAGCCGAGGAAGGGCTCTCGGCTCTGCAGAGCATCCTGAGCTTCAGCCATGGGCAGCTCCGGACTCCCG GGAAGGTTCCTGTCACCCACTTAGCTGAACTGCCCACCCCTGAAAAAGATGCtcagaacaaaacagaacaattGG CTTCTGAAGAGGCAGAGAACAAGCCTGGCCTGCCAGGAGACAGTGCCAGCCAGACCACG GTGTTCTGCTGTCCATACTGCAGCTTCCTGAGCCCAGAGCCCGACCAGGTGAGGGCTCATGCATTCTCCCAGCATGCAGTGCAGCCCAAGTACAGGTGTCCGCTGTGCCAGGAGCAGCTGGTGGGCCGGCCTGCCCTGCACTTCCACCTTAGCCACCTTCACAACGTGGTGCCTGAGTGTGTGGAGAAGCTGCTGCTTGTG GCCACAACGGTAGAGATGACCTTTACGACCAAAGTGCTGCCTGGGCCCACTCTGTGCCCACTGGGGGATGCCCCAGAGCCCCCTGCTCCTGAGCCAGAGCCTGTGTCCAGCAGAGAACAGGGAACAG AAGGCCCTCACCTGACCCCAGAAGCCAGTCCTGATCCTCTTCCTGAGCCTCCCCCACTGTCAGCCGAGACCACAGATAAGCTCCTGGGAAGCCCTGATCAATCCCcatctccagcctcatctccagCCCCTCGGCCTGAGGCCTCAGCAGAAGAAATGGCCCCTCCACCTGCCGTGgctgaggaggaagaggggggtgTTGGAGAGCCCCGGCCTGTGGAGCCAGCCCCAGCTGATTCTCGCCACCCTCTGACCTATCGGAAGACCACCAACTTTGCCCTGGACAAGTTTCTTGACCCTGCCCGGCCCTATAAATGCACCGTGTGTAAGGAGTCCTTCACGCAGAAGAATATCCTCCTGGTCCATTACAACTCTGTCTCCCACCTGCACAAGATGAAGAAGGCTGCCATTGACCCATCCGGCCCTGCCCGAGGAGAGGCAGGTGCTGCACCTCCTGCCGCCGCTGCCACAGACAAGCCCTTTAAGTGCACGGTCTGCCGAGTGTCCTACAACCAGAGTTCCACCCTGGAGATCCACATGCGTTCAGTTCTGCACCAGACTCGCTCTCGGGGGACCAAGACTGACACCAAGGCCGAGGGGCCAGAGCGTGGCCAAGAAGAGCCCAAAGAAGGCGAGACTGAGGGGGAGGTGGGCACTGAGAAGAAGGGCCCTGACCCTGGTGGCTTCATATCTGGGTTGCccttcctgtcaccacctccaccccccttGGACCTGCACCGATTCCCAGCCCCTCTCTTCACCCCACCAGTCttgccccccttccctctggtgCCCGAATCACTGCTTAAGCTCCAGCAGCAACAGCTGCTCCTGCCCTTCTACCTCCATGACCTCAAGGTGGGGCCTAAGCTGGCACTGGCTGGGCCTGCACCCCTGCTGTCCCTGCCAGCTGCCacgcctcctccccctcccccaccccccaagactGAGCTGGCTGAGCAGGAATGGGAGCGGCCCCCCATGGCAGAGGAGGGGAATGAGACAGGGCCCACCTCCCCCCCCAACTCAATGCCCAACGAAGCAGCCCGCACTGCTGCCAAAGCCCTTCTAGAAAACTTTGGCTTTGAACTGGTGATCCAGTACAACGAAGGAAAGCAGGCTGTACCCCCTcctccaaccccacccccaccagaggccctggggggtggggacaagCTGGCCTGTGGGGCCTGTGGGAAACTCTTCTCCAATATGCTTATCCTCAAGACACATGAAGAGCACGTCCACCGCCGATTTCTGCCCTTTGAGGCCCTGAGCCGTTATGCTGCTCAGTTTCGAAAGAGCTATGATAGTCTATACCCACCCCCTGCAGAACCCCCCAAACCTCCTGATGGGTCCCTGGATTCACCAGCTCCCCAGCTGGGCCCTCCCTTCCTGGTCCCAGAGCCTGAGACCGGGAGTACCCGTCCCTCTGAGGAGCGAAGCCGAGCAGGACGCTGGCccccagaggaggaagaaagtTCCAGAGGGAATCTGCCTCCCCTAGTGCCTGCAGGCCGCAGGTTCTCCAGAACCAAGTTCACAGAGTTCCAGACCCAAGCCCTGCAGTCTTTCTTTGAGACCAGTGCCTACCCCAAGGATGGAGAGGTGGAGCGGCTCGCAAGTCTCTTGGGCCTGGCCAGCCGTGTGGTGGTGGTATGGTTCCAGAATGCCCGCCAGAAAGCACGTAAAAATGCCATTGAGGGTGGGCCTGTGCCAACCGCAGGTGGCAACGGGGGAGCCTCTGGCTGCAGGCGCTGCCATGCCACATTCTCCTGTGTTTTCGAGTTGGTACGGCACCTCAAGAAATGCTATGATGACCGGCCccctgaagaggaggaggaagaggcagagcgaggggaagaggaggaagaggtagAGGAGGAGGATGCAGAGGAGGAACAGAGCCTGGAACCCCCGACAGGGCCTGAGGGTCCATCACCAGGACCCCCAGACAGGGAAGAGTTGAGCCAAGCAGAGGCAACAAAGCCAGGAGGCAAAGACCCTGAAGGGAGGGCCCCTCCCTCGCCTTCCCCAGTCCACACTTGTGACCAGTGTGCCATGTCTTTCCCTAACCAAGACCTCCTGGCCAGTCACCGGAGGCTACACTTCCTGCCATCTGTGCAACCCAGCACTGCCCCTCACCTCCTAGATCTGCCCTTGCTGGTGTTTGGAGAGCGAAGCCCCCTGGTGGCAGGCACTCTGCCAGTGCCAGGGCCGCCACTCAAACggaagcaggaggagggcagcCTGTCCCCCACAGGCAGTgaagcagggggtggaggggagggggagccccCCAAGGACAAGCGCTTGCGCACCACCATCTTGCCAGAGCAGCTGGAGATCCTGTACCGTTGGTACATGCAAGACTCCAACCCGACACGCAAGATGCTCGACTGCATCTCTGAGGAGGTGGGCCTCAAAAAGCGAGTGGTGCAGGTCTGGTTCCAGAACACCAGGGCCCGGGAAAGGAAAGGCCAATTTCGAAGCACCCCTGGGGCAGTGGTGCCCAATCCAGCAGTCAAGCCCCCAATCACATCTGCCCCTGCAGCCTTCCCCAAGTTCAACCTCTTGTTGGGCAAGGTAGATGATGGGACTGGAAGGGAGGCCCCAAAGCGAGAAGCACCTGCTTTTCCCTACCCCCCTGTCACCCCTGCTGCTGGTCCCCTGCCTTTTCTACCACCTGGGAAAGAGGCCACTGCCCCAACACCAGAGCCACCTctacctctcccacctccccctccacccagtGAGGAAGAGGGTGCAGAAGAACCATCTAAAGCATCTCCAGAGAGCGAGGCTTGCAGTCCATCTGCAGGAGATCTCAGCGATTCATCTGCTTCCAGTCTGGCCGAACCAGAGTCCCCTGGGGCTGGAGGAAGCAGTGGAGGAATGGGAAGTGGGGCCGGGGTTCCAGACGGAATGGGGCAGCGGCGCTATCGGACCCAGATGAGCAGCCTGCAGTTGAAGATCATGAAAGCCTGCTATGAAGCCTACCGTACCCCGACGATGCAGGAATGTGAGGTGCTGGGGGAGGAGATTGGGCTGCCCAAGAGAGTCATCCAAGTCTGGTTCCAGAATGCTCGTGCCAAGGAAAAGAAGGCCAAACTGCAGGGGGCAGCAGttggtggggctgggggcggcaGTGAGGGCCCCTTGGGAGCCCAGCGCACCGACTGTCCCTACTGTGATGTCAAGTATGATTTCTATGTCTCCTGCCGAGGCCACCTCTTTTCACGCCAGCACCTGGCCAAACTCAAAGAGGCAGTCCGAGCACAGCTGAAGAGTGAAAGCAAGTGCTATGACTTGGCCCCAGCACCTGAGGCACCCCCGGCTCCCAAGGCCCCACCTGCCACCACACCTGCCTCTATGCCCCTCGGGGCTGCCCCGGCCCTGCCTCGCCTGGCCCCGGTCCTCTTGTCTGGCCCAGCTCTGGCCCAGGCCCCGCTGGGCAGCTTAGCTCCTTTCAGTTCAG GCCCTGCAGCCTCCTCTGGCCTCCTCGGCCTCACCACATCAGTTCTGCCTGCTTCTACAGTGGTCCAGACTGCTGGCCCAGGCTGCCCCTTACCTCAGAGACCTGTGCCCGAGCAAACTAACACCTCCACAGCAGGCACCATTGATCCTGCCCCAGGTCCCCCTACTGAGCCCTCTGGGGACAAGGTCTCCGGTGAGCGCAAGCCAGTTGCAGCCCCCACCAACTCCTCCACTGATGCCCTCAAGAACCTCAAAGCACTGAAGGCTACCGTCCCAGCCCTCTTGGGGGGCCAATTCCTGCCCTTCCCATTGCCCCCTGCAGGGGGAGCCACACCACCAGCTGTCTTTGGCCCCCAGGTGCAGGGGGCCTACTTCCAGCAGCTCTATGGCATGAAGAAGGGGCTATTTCCCATGAACCCTGTGATACCTCAGACCCTCATCGGACTGCTCCCCAACGCCCTCCTCCAgccacccccccagccccatgAGCCCACAGCCACAGCGCCTCCAAAGCCTCCTGAACTGGCTGCTCCAGGGGAGGGGGAGCCCGGGGAGGCTGACGAGCTGCTGTCAGGCAGTACTGGCATCTCCACCGTGGATGTGACCCACCGCTATTTGTGCCGCCAGTGCAAGATGGCATTTGATGGGGAGGCCCCAGCCACTGCTCACCAGAGATCCTTTTGCTTCTTTGGGCGGGGCTCTGGAGGTTCTGTGCCCCCTCCACTGCGGGTGCCCATCTGCACCTACCATTGCCTGGCATGTGAGGTGCTGCTGAGTGGGCATGAAGCCCTGGCCTCTCACCTGCGCTCCTCGGCTCACAGGCGCAAGgcggccccacccccagggggcCCACCCATCACCGTCACCAATGCCACCACTGCTGCCACGGCTGCTGTGGCTTTTGCCAAAGAGGAAGCAAGATTACCTCACACGGACTCCAACCCAAAAACTACTACTACCTCTACACTTCTAGCTTTATAA